The following DNA comes from Verrucomicrobiia bacterium.
CGATGTCCGGAATCGCCTCGGCCAAAGTCGGGTCGGACAGAATGGCGCCTCCCGAGTCCTTGAAAATGGCCCCTTCGTAAATCAGGTCGTTTTTAATCAAGATGTCCCCGGTGGTGGCGAGAGTCAGTTGTGTTTGAGCCGCCACGGTGGCCGTAGTGCGGGAAGTACCTCCCAGCCAGTTGACCGCACCGGCCACAAACAAGGCGCCGTTCGGCACGCCGCTGTAGGTGGTGCCGTTCAAAATTGTCTGGCGGTTGGCGTAGTCCACCGTCAGGGTATAACTGCTTCCGCCTTGCGCAAAGCGATAAATCTGTTCCCCGTTGGAGCCCCGCGTCAATTTGAGCGAATCCAAAGTTCCCTGCACGTAAATGCCGCCCGTGACGTTGGTGGTGCCGTTGTTGGCCACATATACCCCGGTAGGCACCGCGCCGCCCCCTCCGAGACCTAATCCAGACCGTATTTCGTTGTTGTTGGGAGCCGTGGTATTATTAAAATCACCGCCAAAGGCCGCCCGCTGCTGGCTGTAGTTGTTGGTCGGCAGGGCCACCGTGGGGACGCCCCACTGGCTGCCGCCGTTGAAAACCGGGTTGGCGTTGTTGATGCGGGAACTGGTGGCATAGGAGCCCCAGGAGGAAGTGAACGGCCCGTTGAAAATCGGCGAACCGGAAAAGCCGGGTTTGCCGTTGGTATGCACCGGCCCGTTGAACTTCTCCCCGCCGGCAAAGTAAAGCTGACTGCCGGAGGTTGAAGTGGTCAGGTTACGGAAAAGGGCATATTGGGCAAATGACGGCCGGTCCAGATTGATGGAAAACGAGCCGGCGATGGTGTTGTTTTTCTGGTTGAAGCCGAGCGCCGGGTCGGCGTATTTCCCCTGCGAGGTTATCGTGTACTTGTAGGTAAACGTATACCCCCGCGAGGTGACTGCCGTGTCAAACGGCACGATGGAATATTTCAACCGGTAGGATTCCCGCCCCCCCATATAGGCGGCGGCCTTGAAGGAGTCCTGCGGGAAGCGATTGTTAAAGTTGGTGATGTATTTGGTCAACAGCCGCATAGGGTCGTCCAGAAAGGCAATCGCCGTATCCCGGTCGATGACGTAGCCCCCGATGCCGTTTATGGCGGTTCTCAAGTCCCCCTGGGCCGCCGCCAGCCCGCCTTCTGCGGTGTAAAATGCCTTGGCGTCGTTTTTCTGGTTGACCGCGATATTGGTCTCCGTGTCGGACGTCAAAACGGCCGCCAGCCCGATTAAGCTGACCATCAGGAGCAACCCGACGGCCACAATCAGGGCGATGCCTTTTTGGTTTTTAAGCGTTTTCATTGTGATTGCCTCCATTCCTTTTCAATTAGAGAAGGTTCAAATTGCGCAAATGTACTTCGGAAGTCAGCGTCCGCAGGCGGAAACCGCCGTCGGACGGCCAGTTTGGATCCCGTTTTTGGGTGCGGCTCTGCACCAGAATCTGCACATTCTGGATATCGCGGGCGTCCCGGCCGGCGGCCACAAAATCGGTCACCGTGTCAGGTGTTGCGCCACCCAGGATGTAGACGAACTGCAAATCGACGATGTCTTCGGCATAGATCTGGGGGGCCTGGCCGTTACGCACCTTCATCAGTTTGGGATGGGCGGGGTCGGTGGTGTTATCGATGTAGTATTTGGCTTCTTCCATCACCAGAACAAAGTCTCCCGGTTTCGGTTCCCCCTGCAAAACTTCGGCATGGTGGATTTCCTGCCAGCCGTTGCCGGGATTGTAGGAAGTGTTGGTCAAGGTAAACCATTCCCCGGAAGGTTCGCCGGGTGAAGGGTTGAGGTGGACCAGGTAAACCTGCTGCCCGATGAAGGGGGTAAAACAGTTCACCGTGTCCCGCGTGTGGATGGGGCGGGACTGTTGAATTTGAGTATGGTCGCCGACCGTGATGATGCAGCCGGTTTTGTTGTACCGGACGAGAATGGTATCCGGGTTGGCATCCACCGCGACCACCGGAGCAAAACCGGCGGGGATTTCCGCCCCGGCCGCCATGATGTTCGTGGTTAGCTCATCCAGCGCAATGCGGCTATTTTGCTGGGCGTTGGCGATTTCTTCCTGCACGGAATAAACCTGATGCTCCCGGCCGTAGAATTGAAAGGCGGCCAGGCTTATGATGGACAGCAAGATGGCGGAGACTAAAAGTTCCACCAGGGTGAAACCGCATGATTTTCGGATTCTTGCGAGCACTTGAATTCTCTTTTTCATATTCGCTCCTTCGTCTTTCACGGTTTCGCAAGGGGTGTGCCCGTTATTTTGGTAAAATTCCCCAAGGGGGACAAGGACTTACCTGGGCGCAAGTTTGGGGGGGTGTTTTTTAATATGGGAACTTTCCCATAGCCTTCCCGTTGTAGGCGCGCAAGTCAGCTCCAATCATAAATGCGGGGGAAGGGCAGCAGTCGCTGTTGTGAAAATCTTCACAATTTTGGCTTGCCAAAAGTTTTTGGGCGCATATATTGGACGGCCTTTGAAAATCGGAAACAAACGCTCGAAAAGGAGAGAGAGGAATGTCGAACTTGTTTAGAAAACTGGCCGGCTGCACCCTTTTGGCCGTTTTTGTGCTGGCCCCGGCCGTCGTTTTCGCCGGTGAAGGGAATGTGGTTTTGCCGCCGTTTGACCGCTCGGTGAATATCGCTTTGTATCTGGTCTTGTTTTCGGCCGTGGTGGCGCTGGCCTACGGTGCCTACCTCATCCGCAAGGTTATGGCGCAGGAGGAAGGTACGGCCAAAATGATAGAGGTCGCCCGGGCCGTGCAGGAAGGGGCCAAGGCGTATTTGACCCAGCAGATGAGGGTACTGGCGGGCTTCATCGTTCTTCTATCCATCATCATTTTCCTGGTCTATTCCAACGTTTATAAAATGGAGGATGGTGCCACCAATTGGAAGTTGGTTTGGGGCATTGCCGTCGCCTTCTTTCTCGGTTCCTGTCTTTCGGCGGCCACCGGCATCATCGGAATGTCGGTTGCCGTGCGCGGGAACGTCCGCACGGCCAACGCCGCCCGCACCTCTTTCAAAAAGGCCTTGGAAGTGGCCTTCGAAGCCGGCACGGTGACCGGAATGTTCACGGTCGGAATGGGGCTTTTGGGAGCCACCATCATCTTTATGATTTTCAAAGAGCATGCCATGCAGGTTTTAATCGGCTTCGG
Coding sequences within:
- a CDS encoding DUF4900 domain-containing protein, which translates into the protein MKTLKNQKGIALIVAVGLLLMVSLIGLAAVLTSDTETNIAVNQKNDAKAFYTAEGGLAAAQGDLRTAINGIGGYVIDRDTAIAFLDDPMRLLTKYITNFNNRFPQDSFKAAAYMGGRESYRLKYSIVPFDTAVTSRGYTFTYKYTITSQGKYADPALGFNQKNNTIAGSFSINLDRPSFAQYALFRNLTTSTSGSQLYFAGGEKFNGPVHTNGKPGFSGSPIFNGPFTSSWGSYATSSRINNANPVFNGGSQWGVPTVALPTNNYSQQRAAFGGDFNNTTAPNNNEIRSGLGLGGGGAVPTGVYVANNGTTNVTGGIYVQGTLDSLKLTRGSNGEQIYRFAQGGSSYTLTVDYANRQTILNGTTYSGVPNGALFVAGAVNWLGGTSRTTATVAAQTQLTLATTGDILIKNDLIYEGAIFKDSGGAILSDPTLAEAIPDIDPNATVTLGLFSSGGDVKLGTGAPDNINVHATIMASGTNRGFGSQDLSNPHGTVKLLGGIIEYQSQTVGTLNGSGALSGGYSRRYWYDNRYATGFAPPFFPTRPSYLSDLASFNVSRWAAE
- a CDS encoding prepilin-type N-terminal cleavage/methylation domain-containing protein codes for the protein MKKRIQVLARIRKSCGFTLVELLVSAILLSIISLAAFQFYGREHQVYSVQEEIANAQQNSRIALDELTTNIMAAGAEIPAGFAPVVAVDANPDTILVRYNKTGCIITVGDHTQIQQSRPIHTRDTVNCFTPFIGQQVYLVHLNPSPGEPSGEWFTLTNTSYNPGNGWQEIHHAEVLQGEPKPGDFVLVMEEAKYYIDNTTDPAHPKLMKVRNGQAPQIYAEDIVDLQFVYILGGATPDTVTDFVAAGRDARDIQNVQILVQSRTQKRDPNWPSDGGFRLRTLTSEVHLRNLNLL